A window from Pangasianodon hypophthalmus isolate fPanHyp1 chromosome 16, fPanHyp1.pri, whole genome shotgun sequence encodes these proteins:
- the LOC113530856 gene encoding uncharacterized protein LOC113530856 isoform X1 → MKILLIFTLSLISGPVGCVDVIGYSGGSIILISNVYSSSAKSNYICKVENRECTDIIRLNTGKNDFQVERFMLYKNTEGFLTAFIRKLKPQDAGMYRMGAGTQRYTDVTLKVVNDSCCAGPKIMNAYRGQNTSIICNYPVVYERDYKYIQKLDNDSVIRAILDPGSKSQNSRFSFSDDRSAKVLSVSIIDVREADDGVYLCGVYNTEVQYFSYFTEIQLHVRALTDIPSDVVDLSSSVIIISVCVCVALLLIGGFALMVYKLRHKRTQSSGASSQDNEQAPSVYENDLANLPPYENLNFTMRLNHQKLDSFTSQSDSTYQTLDPLTNQSDSGYASLTNTTDQSHSHYQCLNTRTQTNSIYHTLHS, encoded by the exons ATGAAGATCCTCCTCATCTTCACCCTCTCCCTAATATCAG GTCCAGTGGGCTGTGTTGATGTGATTGGCTACTCAGGAGGAAGCATCATTTTAATCTCTAATGTCTACTCTAGTTCAGCAAAGAGTAATTATATTTGTAAGGTGGAAAACAGAGAATGCACAGATATAATACGTTTGAACACTGGAAAGAACGATTTTCAAGTGGAAAGATTCATGCtgtataaaaacacagaagGATTCTTAACAGCGTTTATCAGAAAGCTGAAGCCACAGGATGCTGGAATGTACAGAATGGGAGCAGGAACTCAGAGATACACTGATGTGACCCTGAAAGTTGTTAATG ATTCTTGTTGTGCGGGGCCAAAAATAATGAACGCTTATCGAGGACAGAATACCAGCATCATCTGTAACTATCCAGTGGTGTATGAGCGAGACTATAAGTATATCCAGAAACTTGATAATGACAGTGTTATTAGAGCCATTCTAGATCCTGGATCAAAATCTCAGAACAGCAGATTCTCCTTTTCTGATGACAGAAGTGCTAAAGTTCTCAGTGTGAGCATCATTGATGTGAGAGAAGCTGATGATGGAGTTTATTTATGTGGAGTGTATAACACAGAAGTCCAGTATTTCTCCTACTTCACAGAGATTCAGCTGCATGTTAGAG cactgacagaCATCCCATCTGATGTAGTGGATTTGA gttcttctgtcatcatcatcagtgtgtgtgtctgtgtggctcTGCTGCTGATTGGAGGATTTGCACTGATGGTCTACAAACTGAGACACAAGAGAacacaaa GTTCAGGAGCTTCATCCCAAGACAATGAACAG GCTCCTTCTGTTTATGAAAATGACCTGGCTAATTTACCCCCATATGAAAACTTGAACTTCACAATGAGATTGAATCATCAGAAACTGGATTCATTTAcaagccaatcagattcaacgTACCAAACACTGGACCCCCTCACCAACCAATCCGATTCAGGTTATGCATCTCTGACTAACACCACCgaccaatcacattcacacTACCAATGTCTGAATACTAGAACTCAGACTAACTCTATTTACCACACCCTTCATTCTTAA
- the LOC113530856 gene encoding uncharacterized protein LOC113530856 isoform X2 has product MKILLIFTLSLISDSCCAGPKIMNAYRGQNTSIICNYPVVYERDYKYIQKLDNDSVIRAILDPGSKSQNSRFSFSDDRSAKVLSVSIIDVREADDGVYLCGVYNTEVQYFSYFTEIQLHVRALTDIPSDVVDLSSSVIIISVCVCVALLLIGGFALMVYKLRHKRTQSSGASSQDNEQAPSVYENDLANLPPYENLNFTMRLNHQKLDSFTSQSDSTYQTLDPLTNQSDSGYASLTNTTDQSHSHYQCLNTRTQTNSIYHTLHS; this is encoded by the exons ATGAAGATCCTCCTCATCTTCACCCTCTCCCTAATATCAG ATTCTTGTTGTGCGGGGCCAAAAATAATGAACGCTTATCGAGGACAGAATACCAGCATCATCTGTAACTATCCAGTGGTGTATGAGCGAGACTATAAGTATATCCAGAAACTTGATAATGACAGTGTTATTAGAGCCATTCTAGATCCTGGATCAAAATCTCAGAACAGCAGATTCTCCTTTTCTGATGACAGAAGTGCTAAAGTTCTCAGTGTGAGCATCATTGATGTGAGAGAAGCTGATGATGGAGTTTATTTATGTGGAGTGTATAACACAGAAGTCCAGTATTTCTCCTACTTCACAGAGATTCAGCTGCATGTTAGAG cactgacagaCATCCCATCTGATGTAGTGGATTTGA gttcttctgtcatcatcatcagtgtgtgtgtctgtgtggctcTGCTGCTGATTGGAGGATTTGCACTGATGGTCTACAAACTGAGACACAAGAGAacacaaa GTTCAGGAGCTTCATCCCAAGACAATGAACAG GCTCCTTCTGTTTATGAAAATGACCTGGCTAATTTACCCCCATATGAAAACTTGAACTTCACAATGAGATTGAATCATCAGAAACTGGATTCATTTAcaagccaatcagattcaacgTACCAAACACTGGACCCCCTCACCAACCAATCCGATTCAGGTTATGCATCTCTGACTAACACCACCgaccaatcacattcacacTACCAATGTCTGAATACTAGAACTCAGACTAACTCTATTTACCACACCCTTCATTCTTAA